In a genomic window of Aeromicrobium panaciterrae:
- a CDS encoding TetR/AcrR family transcriptional regulator — protein MPAVTALPTTGASGLRRTPTQTRSRERVERILESASAIVVQHGVDALSTRDIAVAAGVPIASLYQYFSDRDAILLALVERDTHEMDEQVAQDLATVEDLSIAALVETTMRAYVKVYARRPDFVEIWLRGRTNAAINEFGRQHNQRTAQELRAFAIEAGLARTDLPAAAAEFAVEIGDRCFQLAYEHDLAGDTYLIEQGIVMVSAYLRGFSK, from the coding sequence GTGCCTGCTGTCACGGCTTTACCCACCACCGGAGCGAGTGGCCTTCGTCGCACTCCGACCCAGACTCGTTCCCGTGAACGGGTCGAACGGATCTTGGAAAGCGCGTCCGCCATCGTGGTTCAGCACGGCGTCGACGCGCTGAGCACCCGAGACATCGCGGTAGCTGCTGGCGTACCCATTGCCTCGCTGTACCAATACTTCTCTGACCGAGACGCGATCCTGTTGGCATTGGTCGAGCGCGACACCCACGAGATGGACGAGCAGGTCGCACAAGACCTGGCCACCGTCGAGGATCTCTCGATCGCCGCACTGGTCGAAACCACCATGCGCGCGTACGTGAAGGTCTACGCCCGGCGACCAGACTTCGTCGAGATCTGGCTCCGCGGCCGGACCAATGCCGCCATCAATGAGTTCGGTCGCCAGCACAATCAGCGGACCGCTCAAGAGCTCCGCGCGTTCGCGATTGAGGCAGGACTCGCTCGCACCGACCTTCCGGCAGCGGCAGCAGAGTTCGCCGTCGAGATCGGCGATCGATGCTTCCAGCTCGCCTACGAACACGATCTTGCCGGCGACACCTACCTGATCGAGCAGGGCATCGTCATGGTCAGCGCCTACCTCCGCGGCTTTTCGAAGTGA